The genomic window AGTTAAACCTTTGTGGGATAGTATCATAGGACAAATTCAATAAAGAACATAAAAATGGAGATATATTATGAAAAAAATAATATCAGGATTAGTAATTATTACAATAATTTTTAGTTTGATGTCTTCTTTTTGTATTGCAGGAGCAGAAAGTGCTAATACTGTTTCGCAATGCGAAACGGGATTATTAAATGCTGTGCAAACAATTAATGCGGCAAAGAATTATTTAAAATCAGATGACAAAAATAAAGAATATCTTAGCAATTTAAATGTAGGGCAGGGTCTTATTCAACTTGAAGGTTTTCTTATTTCCACTGAAAAGGCAGTTCTGGCAAGTGGGCAGGGAGCAACAAACAATATAATTTCAATAGTAGCAAGTGCCGAATATGCAACTAAAGATATAGAAAACGAACTTGGGCAAAGAGTAAAAAATCAGTTACAAAAGGTAAAAACAAATCTTAATATTACATATACTCCCACAGGGAATACTGCTTCGGCATCGGGTCTTAAGGGTTTCAGAGATTTAGGCAATCACAAGTGGGCAGAAAATGCCATTATGGATATGTCTGTTGGAGATTATAAGGGATTATTCAGCGGTACATGCGCGCCTGATTCTCAGGGAATAGCGACATTCAGCCCTGACAATCCGATAACAAGAGTAGAATTTATTGCTGTTGTTGTAAGGGCAATACTTCCCGAGTATTTAGCAGCAATGCCTGTTTTCTATAATGAACCGTGGTATAAAAACGCTTACGATGTGGCAATTTGTAATAATCTGATACAGGAAAAAAGCGAATATCCTTTTACCCCTCAGGTGCTTGAGGCTCCTATGCCAAGGCAGGAAATGGCACTAATTCTTACAAGAGCATGTAATTTAAAAGGAGAAGACACGGATACATTGGCGAAAGTAAGCGACATTGCCGACTATGATACTATAGGTGACGAATATAAGAAATCTGTCAGAGTTGCATTTTCAAAGGGCTTGATAACAGGAAAAGACGACAAGGGAACATTTGACCCTTATGCGACACTCACAAGAGCAGAAGGTGCAATAGTTCTTTACAGACTGGCAGATCCTATTAACAGAGTTTTTCCCGATTATAAAGAAAAACTCGAACAAGGGCTTACATTAATGGAGATGCATCAGATTAGACTTTAAATGCTAAGTGCTGATGTTTGAATAAATGTTATAAACAAAAGGCAAAACCTCAAAGATGGAGTCTTAGGGGATTTTGCCTTCTTTTTTTGTATTTATTTGTTTAGGCACTCGGGAGTTGAACCCCTTATGCCTTAAATTTGTTAAATTTTAATCTTTTTAACTTGGCGTCCTCGTAAGGCGACAGCCTGACTTCGTCCTTCGCATTAAAAATCTTAGAAATTTTCCTACGTTTAAGGTCGAAGAGTTTAAAATTTAGAAATTTTGTTTAAGTCAAAGAAATTTCAAGGATGATACTTACGTATATCCGCAGGAATTTCTGCAGGATTAAGCGAAATTTCTAATTTTAAACCATAAGGTGTTCGACTCCCGAGTGCCTAATTAAAGTAAAAAACAATATTTAGTTTTCACTTTTTTTTAAAACATCTTGCGTTTAAGTTTGAAGTTGTGGTACAATGTAAGTTGAAAGAATATAATTTACGGAGGATATTATGGCGAAAGAAACTTACGATAATTCCAGTATCTCTTCTCTTAAAGGTGCGGACAGGGTAAGAAAAAGACCTGCCGTTATTTTCGGGTCGGACGATCTGGAAGGATGCAAACATGCGATGTTTGAAATTCTTTCCAATTCAATTGACGAAGCAAGAGAAGGTTACGGAAAGGTTATAGAAGTAAGAAGATACCTTGACCATTCCATTGAGGTTACAGACTACGGAAGAGGTATTCCTGTTGATTATAACCCTGTTGAAAACAGATTTAACTGGGAACTTGTATTCTGCGAACTTTATGCGGGAGGCAAGTATAATAATATGGACGGGGAAAACTATGAGTTTTCTTTAGGGCTTAATGGTCTTGGAAGTTGTGCGACTCAATATTCTTCTTCTTATATGGACGTTACGGTTAAAAGAGATAATACAGTATTTAGCCTTCATTTTGAAAAAGGGGAAAATATAGGCGGTCTTAAAAGAGAAGAGGCAATGGATAAAAAAACGGGTACCAAAATCAGATGGCTTCCCGACCTTGACGTATTTACCGATATAAATATTGAACTTGAATATTTTATTACCGTACTTAAAAAACAGGCTGTTGTTAATCCCGGACTTACCTTTAAACTGTTTGACGAAAAGGAAGACGGAACATTTACTCAGTATGACTTTTTATATAAAGACGGTATGGTGGATTATATAAAAGAGATAAACGAGGGAAAAGAATTTACATCCATTCATCAGGTTTCCTGCGAAAGAGTAGGGAAAGACAGGAGCGACAAAAAGGATTATAAAGTTAAAATGCATTTTGCATTTTGCTTTAATAACCATGTAAACCTTTTGGAATATTATCATAACTCAAGTTTCTTAGAGCATGGAGGTTCTCCTGATAAAGCGGTAAGAACTGCATTTGTTTATGCTATTGACAAGTATATAAAGCAACTTGGCAAATACGGAAAAAATGACAGTAAAATTACCTTTAACGATATTGAAGACAGTTTAATTTTAGTATCAAATTCTTTTTCAACATATACATCTTATGCCAATCAGACTAAAAAAGCAATAACCAACAAGTTTATTCAGGATGCTATGACCGAGTTTTTAAAAGAGCAACTTGAAATTTATTTTGTGGAAAACAAGCAGGAAGCGGATAAGATTGTTGAACAGATTTTAGTTAATAAAAAGAGCAGAGAACAAGCAGAGAAAACAAAACTTAATATTAAAGGCAAACTTACTTCTAAAATGGATATAACAAGCAAAATCAACAAGTTTGTTGATTGCAGAACAAAAGATGTGGAAAAAAGAGAAGTATATATCGTGGAAGGGGATTCTGCTAAGGGGTCCTGTGTTCAGGGAAGAAATGCAGAGTTTCAGGCTATAATGCCGATAAGAGGTAAGATACTTAACTGCTTAAAAGCAGAGTATGACAAGATTTTTAAAAGCGATATAATAATTGACCTTATGAAAGTATTAGGATGCGGAGTGGAAATAAATCTTAAACACTCAAAAGATTTATCTGCGTTTGATATTGATAAATTAAGATGGAATAAGATTATTATATGTACCGATGCCGATGTTGACGGTTTCCAGATAAGAACTTTGATTTTAACTATGATTTACCGTCTTGCGCCTACACTTATTGAAAAAGGAAAGGTATATATAGCAGAATCTCCTTTATTTGAAATTACGGCAGGAAAGGATACATTCTTTGCCTATGATGAAAGGGAAAAGACGGAAATTATTAATAAACTAACAGGCAAATATACTATTCAGCGTTCAAAGGGGCTTGGCGAAAACGAGCCTGAAATGATGTGGCAAACGACTATGAACCCTGAAACAAGAAGGCTTATTAAAGTAATGCCCGATGATGCTAAGAAGACTCAGGAAATTTTTGAACTTTTACTTGGCGATAATATTCAAGGAAGGAAGGATTATATCAGAGATTACGGTATGGATTACATGGAATATCTCGATATCAGTTAATTATTATGAATTTTACGGAAAAATCGATAGTAAGCACACTTAAAACCAACTATATGCCTTATGCAATGAGCGTTATTATTTCCCGTGCAATTCCTGAAATTGACGGATTTAAGCCTTCCCACCGTAAACTTTTATACACTATGTATAAAATGGGACTTTTAAAAGGTGCAAAAACCAAATCTGCCAACATTGTAGGGCAGACTATGAAACTAAACCCTCATGGCGATATGGCAATATATGAAACGATGGTACGTCTGACAAGAGGGAATGAAACTTTACTTCATCCGCTCGTTGAATCAAAAGGGAACTTCGGTAAAGTTTATTCAAGAGATATGGCATTTGCCGCCTCAAGATATACCGAAGCAAAATTAGAGAGTATCTGTGCAGAAGTATTTAAAAATATTGATAAGGATACTGTTGACTTTGTGGATAATTATGACGGTACAATGAAGGAGCCTTCGCTGTTGCCTGTTACTTTCCCGTCAATACTTGTTAACGCAAATCAGGGTATTGCAGTCGGTATGGCGTCAAACATCTCAAGTTTTAATTTAAGGGAAGTTTGCGAGGGAACTATTGCATATCTTGATAATCCCGATATAGATATATGTAATTATATCAAAGCGCCCGACTTTTCTACAGGTGGTTTTATCATTTATGAAAAGGACCAGATGGAAGAAATTCTAAGAACGGGCAGAGGAAGTTTTAAAATAAGGTCAAAATATCAGTTTGACAAAAAAAATAATCTTATTGAAGTTACTGAAATTCCTTATACAACAAGTATTGAACTTATTATGGATAAGATTATCGAACTTGTTAAAGCGGGAAAACTTAAAGAAATAAATGACGTAAGGGACGAAACCGACCTTAACGGTCTTAAAATTGCGATTGAAATAAAAAGAGGGACTGACCCTGATAACTTAATGTTAAAACTTTTCAAGATGACACCGCTTGAGGACAGTTTCCCCTGTAATTTCAACGTACTTATAAACGAAATGCCTCAGGTGCTTGGCGTTAAAGAGATTATTTCTGCATGGTGTGATTTCAGAATAAATTGCATAAAAAGGCAGACAAGATATGAAATCGGAGTTAAGAGCCAAAAACTTCATCTTTTAAACGGTATTAAGAAAATTCTTTTAGATATTGATAAAGCAGTTGATATAGTAAGAAACACCGAAGATGACGATGAAGTTATCGAAAACTTAATGAAAGGTTTTAATATTGATAAGGTTCAGGCAGAATATGTGGCAGAAATCAAGTTAAGAAACCTTAACAAAAACTATATTTTAAACCGTCTTACTGAAATTGAAGAATTAAAAGAAGACTTGGAAAAATTAAATGAACTGCTTTCGGATGTTAAACTTATAAAGGACTACATCAAAGATGAACTTAAAGAAATTGCCAAAAAATACGGAATGGAAAGAAAGTCCCAGATACTTGAAGCGGGCAATATAGAAAAATATTCATCTGAGGAAGTTATCGAAGATTATAATCTTAAAATATATCTTACCAAAGAAGGCTATTTAAAGAAAGTTCCTCTTGTTTCCCTAAGAGCAGGCGGAGAGCATAAACTAAAGGAAAACGATAAGATTGTTAAGGAATTTGATGAAACAAATGTTGGCGAACTTATTGTGTTTACAACAAAAGCCAATGCGTATAAACTTAAAATTTCAACCATTACCGACTGTAAATTAAGCCAGATGGGTGAATTTTTAAAGAGTATTTTAGAATGTGAATCTGATGAAGAAGTTATTGACGTATTTCCGACTTATAAGTATAAAGGAACATTCCTTTTTGCTTATGAAAACGGCAAAGCGGCAAAAATTCCTTTAGAATCCTATGAAACTAAAGCAAACCGTAAAAAACTTATTAACTCTTTTAGTTTAAAAGAGAAATTATGTAAGATTATATACTTACCTGAAGATACCGATATGGTTATGTACTCGAATGTGGGAAAAATACTGGTGTTTAACTCTGCGAGCATAAATGCTAAAACAACAAGAAATTCTGCAGGCGTTAATGTAATGACTTTAAGAAAAGGTGCCAGATTAAAAAGAATTTCAGAACTTTCAAAAACAAGACTTAAAGACCCTGATTATTACAGAACTAAAAATATTCCTGCAGTGGGATGCTTCCAGAAAAGCGAGGAAACTCAGATAAGCCTGTTTGGAACCGACGGTAATTAGGAATGAGAAATTAGGAATTAGGAATGATGGAAATGCAATTATGCCATACGGCAATTGCATTGTTGCTCCCATAAAAAACAATAAAATCCATAACATAAATAAAATGCAACAGGATGGAAATAAAATATTAAAAAGGCGAAATGGCTATATAGCATCATTTCGCCTTCCTTTATTCCTAATTCCTAACTCCTCATTCCTAATTTAATATTACTCTTCTCCAAGGTAATGTTTTATAAGAACTTCTAAAATTTCGTCTCTTTCCAAAGAACTTACGAGAACTCTTGAATTATTATGGCTTGTAATATAAGTCGGGTCTCCCGATAGTAAGTAGCCGGTAAACTGACTTATTGGATTATAACCTTTTTCTTTAAGTGCATTAAACACTGTATCAATAATATACTTAGGGTCTTTTTCCTCTTTGAATTTTTCTATTAGTCTTGTTTCGCTCATGGTAAACCCTCCTTTAATATCATAATAAAATAATTTAATTATAAATTCAATAGTTTTAACAAAATTGACACATTTTTTTAAGATTTAAGCAAAATATTTTCCTTTGCTAATCTTTCGATTATACTTTCGGCAACTTCCATAACTTCTTCTCTTGTAAGTGTTCTTTCAGGATGAGAGAATAACATTCTTACAGTTATCGATTTTCCGCTTTCATCTAAGTAAGTATCAGTAACCGTTACTTTTTTAATAAGGTCACAGTTTTCAGTCTTTATTGCATTTCCTATCGGCTCAAATTTATCTGATACAAATGATAAGTCGATTTCCATTTCAGGGAATTTTGATGGTTCTTTATATGTTATACTTTCATTTTTTAGCGATGCTAAAATTTCCATATCAATTTCCAAAAATACGATAGATGCTTTTTTATCTATTTTTTTAGAAACAGTCGGATGAACAATTCCCATATTTCCAAGCCTTATACCGTCAGCATAAATTCCGTTTAAATTTTTTATATGCTGATAGGACTCAGTTACTTCTTCTTTTTTAAACGAAACTTCTTTATGTTTAATATCGTCAACAATTGTTGCAATTATATCTCTTAATTTAAGATAAATTTCTTCAATACCTTTAGTTTTTGAAAACAGTGTTATTGCAAGATTTTTCTTTTCAATACACATATTGTCTTTATCAACACCGTCAACAACTCTTCCTATTTCAAACACACCAAAATCCTGCGCATAGCCTGTGTTATACTTAACCTGGCAAAGTTGGGTAGGAATAATTGCATTTCTTATGGTTTCAATATTAGGATTTGTGGCATTTTGAAGTTTTATATTGTCGCAAACATCAATGCCAAGTGCTTTATATTCGTCATTATATGTCCACACATAAGAGTGAAGTTCGTGAAGAGAATATCTTTTAACTAAAATATCCTTGATATTATCTTCGTCACTTTTTAAAATGTCCGCTCTTACAGGATAAAGAGGTGCTTTTGCAGTGTTTACATCAAAGTTGTCATACCCGTAAATTCTTGTTATTTCTTCTATAATGTCCGCTTTCATTGTAACGTCTTTGGTTGCTCTGTAAGACGGAACAGTAACTTTGAATTCGTCATTTTCACATTCTGCCATAAATCCTAAAGATGTAAGTGTTTTTAAAATTGTATCGTTTGAAATTTCAATACCTGTATATTTATCTACAAACTTTTTAGAGAAAGTAAGATTAATAATATCATATTTTTTTGCATATTCATCGGTAAGCGATGATACAACCTTAACCTCAGGGTCAATATCTGTTAAAAGTTTTATAAATCTTGCTATGGCAGGAACTGTCATTTCAGGATCCAAACTCTTTTCATATCTCATAGAAGCATCGGTTCTGTGGTTAAGTCTTACTGTAGATTTTCTTACAGATGCAGCATCAAAAGTAGCCGATTCAAGAGTAAGCCTTGTGGTATCGGAAACTATTTCTGAATCTAAGCCACCCATTATACCTGCGATTGCAACAGGTGTGTTATCATTACAAATCATAAGGGTGTTTTCGTCAATATTTCTTTCCACTCCATCTAAAGTTGTGAATTTAAAAGGCTTGTCAAAACGTTTAATTCTTATTTTTTCAACCTTTCTTGAGTCAAAAGCATGCATTGGCTGACCCATTTCAAGCATCATATAGTTGGTAAGGTCGGCAAGTAGGTTTATAGCACGCATACCACAGTAGAAAAGTCTTATTCTCATATTGTATGGCGCAACTTTTTCTTTTATGTTTTCTACTTGAATTGAGGAATATCTCTGGCAAAGATTATCTTCAATTTTCATATCTATTTTCGGAAGATTATCGTATTTTGAAAGGTCAACCGTATCAAGAGGCTTTAACTGTCTTCCTGAAAGTGCTGCAAATTCTCTTGCTATTCCGTAATGCCCCCAAAGGTCAGGACGGTTTGTTAAAGATTTATTGTCAACCTCAAAAATAATATCTTCTATATCAAAAATTTCTTTCAAGTCTTTACCGTTTTCAAAAGATAATGGCAGGTCCATAATTCCTGAGTTGTCATCACTTATACCAAGTTCCTTTTCCGAACAGCACATACCAAAAGATGTGTAACCTGCAAGTGCGCGCGGTGCAATTTCAATTTCGCCTATTTTAGCACCCACTTTGGCAAAAGCAGTTTTCATACCCACTCTTACATTAGGAGCACCGCAGACAACATCAGTAAGTTTTCCGTCTCCCGCATCAACTTTTAAAAGATGCAGTTTTTTAGAGTCGGGATGGTCGGAAACTTCCTTAATTTCAGCGACAACTATTCCTGAAATATCGCTTCCTTTAAAGAAAATTTCATTTTCTACCTCTGCAGTAGATAAAGAAAACTGATTTATAAGTTTTAGTTTGTCAAGACCGGAAAGGTCTACAAAATCTGATATCCAATTCATTGATAATAACATTTATATACCTCCATAGCCTTCGGAAAGTTATCCGAACGCGTTTTTAAATTGTAAATTTTTGATATAATATCGTTAAAAGCCTTGGAAATATCGCATATTACCTGCGACTTTTGCCTCATTCTATCGAAAAATTTCCTAATTTGAAAATTCTTCGAACCTATAACGCTTTAAAATCTAGATTTTTCTAGGCGAAAGATTTCGATAATACGAGGTATATCGGAATCGACAACAACGAAAAAGCAGATTTTTAAGTGTTAGAGGCGTGTTTGGATAGCTTTCCGAAGGCTAAGGCACTCGGGAGTCGAACACCTTATGGTTTAAAATTAGAAATTTCGCTTTATACTGCACAAATTCCTGCGAATATACGAAAGTATTATCCTTGAAATTTATTTGTCTAAAACAAAATTTCTTAATTTTAAACTCTTCGACCTTAAATGCAGGGAAATTTTTAAGATTTTCAATGCGAAGGACGATGTCAGGCCGTCGCCTTACGAGGACGCCAAGTTGAAAAGATTAAAATTTAACAAATTTAAGGCATAAGGGGTTCAACTCCCGAGTGCCTAATCATCAAATGTGAACTGTGCTAAACTCTTTAAGTTACCGCTGTTTAAATCACGGATGTCTTTAACACCGTATTTCATCATTGCAAGACGTGTAAGTCCAAGACCAAACGCAAAGCCTGTGTATTCTTCAGGGTCAATTCCTCCTGCTTTTAAAACTTCAGGATGAATCATACCGCAGGGGCAAAGTTCAAGCCAACCTGAATGTTTACAGGAAGGGCACCCTTCTCCTCCGCAGATTAAACAACTTATATCAAGTTCAAAACCAGGCTCAACGAACGGGAAAAATCCGGGGCGAAGTCTTACTTTTATATCTTTTTTAAATACTTCGGAAAGCATTTTTTTCATAAAGAATATAAGATTTGAAATAGATATATCCTTATCTACCATAACCCCTTCCATCTGGAAGAAAGTATTTTCGTGGCAGGCATCAGTTGCTTCGTTTCTAAAACATCTGCCCGGGAAAATTGCTTTAATCGGGATATTATCATTTATAAGTGAATCTTTATATTTTTTATATATCGCATTCTGCGCTGCAGATGTCTGCGATTTTAAAAGCTGACCGTTTGTAAGATAATAAGTATCCTGCATATCTCTTGCAGGGTGATGCTTTGGAATATTTAAAGATTCAAAACATTCATAGTCGGTAACAACCTCGCTGTAATCTTCAACAGTAAATCCCATTGACTTGAATATTTTTTCACATTCTCTTTGCACCAAAGTTATAGGATGATATGAACCTCTTTCTAAATTAAGAGGCATTGACACATCTATTTCAGGCATTTTTTCTAACTCTGCTAAAATTTCCTTTTGTTTTAATTCCTCTGTTTTTTTGCCGATAAGTTCACTTGCTTCATTTTTAAGTTCGTTTACTTTTCCGCCAAAATCCTTCTTTTCTTCAATGCTAAGGTCTTTCATACCTTTTAAAAGACCTGTAATAAGTCCGCTTTTTCCAAGATACTCCACTCTTATGCTTTCAATATCTTCCATACAAGATACTGACTGAAGTTTTAAAATAAGAGCGTCTCTTAATTCGTTAACTTTTGCACTCATTTTTTATATTCCTTTCCTTACTTGTTCCTTATTCACTATTACTTATAACTTAAAAAACTCGTCCCCAAATACAAGGGACGAGTTCTAATATACCCGCGGTACCACCCAATTTTCAATAAAATTGACTCTTTTACATCTTTAACGGAATAACCCGCCCTGCCATTTCCTGCAGGGAACTCTTTAAGCGAACTTCAACTTTACTAAAATAAAAAATGCTTTCAGCCTAAGGCACTTTATCTCTGATATTCTTATAAAGCCTACTCTCTTAAATACAAACGTTTCTTTATCCATATTTGCAGAAATTTCTTTTTTAAACCATATCAGGCTCAAGTATTACTGCTCTATATATTATAACACACTTTTGTAAAATTGCAAGGTTTAATTTTATCTATAGAAAAATAATGATAATTTATATAAATATTATGAATTTGTATAATTTGCAATTAATTTTTTTCTAAAAAGTCCTTTAATTCTTCGTCATTTGAAGGTACTTTAATATTGCCTTTTGCAATAGAATCCCTTATTTCTCTTGCTTCGTTGTTTACTTTTTTATCAAGTAAGATATTGGTTTTAGAAAGAGAAATTAATCTGTCACTCATACCGAATTCGTAATTTTTCCCGAATTCAAGTTCTCTTTCAACGTAGGAATCCATTACATTACTCATAGCAAATTTTGTATTTTTTATAATACTTACAAGTACATGCTCGTGGTCATAGGATGCCTGATCAGTTCCACTGCCTATAACAAGTTTTTCACATTCGCCCGCAGCTTCAATAACGCCGTGACCTCCAGTCTGGAGTGCATGGAAAATAATATCACATCCGAAATCGTTATATAAAGAAAGTGCAGCAAGTTTTGCGCTTTGTTTATCATACTCGTTTTCAATGTTTAAAAATTCAGTCTGAACAGGTGTTCCCATAAGTTTCGATGCGTAATTTGCACCGGCAATAAAACCACATGCATATTTTTTGGTTATGGGGTTATTGTTTTCGCCTACAAAACCGATTATACCGTTTTTGGAAGATTTAGCGGCAATATAACCTGCTAAAAATCCGCCCTCTTCCTCTCTGAATGATATAGTAACAACATTTTGTGGAACATTGTCAAGTTTAACATCAATAATTCCGAAGTTAACTTCAGGGTAATTTTTTGCCTGTTTTACAACTTCATCTTTCCCGCCTTTTTCAAGGCACCATATAAAATCGTGGCCTTCGTTTATTATTATATTAAAATTACTTGCAAACTCATCTTCGTTAAGGTTTTCAAAATAAGAAACTCTTAAATTTGATGCATGTGCTCTCAGTCCGTTATAAGTTTCGTGATTTTGCGCGCCGTTAAATATTTCGTTGGCATAAGTAGTACAGGACACCTTCCTTGTACTTTCATAATATTCACATCCTGAAAGAGAAAAACAAAAAACAATTAAAAGAAGTAATGATATAAATTTTTTCATAATATTAATCCTCCTGTGATTGTATACAATAATTATATCAGTTAATTAAAAAAATTTCAATAATAAAAGTTTTTTTGAAAATATTTATTTACATAGAGAAATAAATGTGTTAATATTATAGTGAGTATTGCCGACAAAATACAACAAATTGAGGTAAAAAATGCGAGTAATATCCGGACTTAAAAGGGGAACTAATCTTTTTTCCCCTGTTACTGATAAAACAAGACCTACTACTGACAGAGTCAGAGAAAATATATTTAATCTTATAAGATTTTATCTTCCAGATTCCAACATTCTTGATTTATTTGCAGGAAGCGGAGCAATGGGGATTGAGGCATTATCGCAGGGCGGTAAAAAATGTGTTTTTGTTGACTCGGACAAAGAGGCTTATAATATTATAAATAAAAATATTACAAAAACCCGATTTGAAGATAAGGCAGAAGTTTATAAAATGCCTTTTGACAATTATCTTAACAGTTCAAAAGAGAAGTTTGATGTAATATTTTTGGATCCTCCGTATCATAAAGGTTTGGTTTTTGAGGCAATTAATCTGATTATAAAAAATAATTTATGTAACGATAACTGTATTTTTGTTATAGAAAGTGACTCTTCGGAGGAAATTGTAATTCCCGAAGGATTTGAACTTTTAAGAGAAAAAGTTTACGGCAGGGTTAAAGTAACTGTTATAAGAGAGGGATAACTATGAACATTGCAATATATCCGGGAAGTTTTGACCCGGTTACCAACGGGCATCTTGACATTATTGAAAGAACTGCCGCAATTTTTGATAAAGTAATAGTTGCAATTCTTATAAACAGTAATAAAAAGCCTACATTTACTATAGAAGAAAGAATGGATATGCTAAAGGCAGCAACGTCACATATCAAAAATGTTCAGATAGAATTTTTTGACGGGCTTTTAGTTGACTTTGTCAAGGCAAAAGGTGCGCGCGTTATTGTTAAAGGGTTAAGAGCAATATCAGATTTTGAGTACGAATTCCAGATGGCAATGCTTAATAAAAGCGTTGAACCTGAGATTGAAACATTATTTATGATGACAAGTAATAAATACTCTTATTTAAGTTCAAGCATTGTAAAAGAACTTGGAAGACTTGGGGCGTCCTTGGATGACCTTGTTCCTGAGAAAATAATGGATAATGTAATAAATAAATTAAGAAAGGGTTGATATTATGGCAGAAAATTTTAAAGATTTAATCGATGAACTTGAAGAAATTATTGAAGATGCAGGCAGTATTCCTTTGTCAGGAGGAAAAGCAATAATAAATAAAGAGGAAATTTTCTCACTTATCTCTCAAATAAGACTTAACTATCCTGAAGATTTAAAACAGGCAGAGTATGTCAGAAAAGAGAGAGACAGGATTTTGGCAGATGCTGAAAAAGAAGCACGTATATTAACCGATGAAGCGAAAAATAAAGTTGCAAAAATGGTTGATGATTCTGAAATAGTAAGACTTGCAAAACAAAAAGCAGCAGAAATTATTAAAGAAGCACAGGATATGGGTAACGACCATTTTAATCGTGCTGTGGAACAGGCAAATGCTG from Oscillospiraceae bacterium includes these protein-coding regions:
- a CDS encoding DNA topoisomerase, whose amino-acid sequence is MAKETYDNSSISSLKGADRVRKRPAVIFGSDDLEGCKHAMFEILSNSIDEAREGYGKVIEVRRYLDHSIEVTDYGRGIPVDYNPVENRFNWELVFCELYAGGKYNNMDGENYEFSLGLNGLGSCATQYSSSYMDVTVKRDNTVFSLHFEKGENIGGLKREEAMDKKTGTKIRWLPDLDVFTDINIELEYFITVLKKQAVVNPGLTFKLFDEKEDGTFTQYDFLYKDGMVDYIKEINEGKEFTSIHQVSCERVGKDRSDKKDYKVKMHFAFCFNNHVNLLEYYHNSSFLEHGGSPDKAVRTAFVYAIDKYIKQLGKYGKNDSKITFNDIEDSLILVSNSFSTYTSYANQTKKAITNKFIQDAMTEFLKEQLEIYFVENKQEADKIVEQILVNKKSREQAEKTKLNIKGKLTSKMDITSKINKFVDCRTKDVEKREVYIVEGDSAKGSCVQGRNAEFQAIMPIRGKILNCLKAEYDKIFKSDIIIDLMKVLGCGVEINLKHSKDLSAFDIDKLRWNKIIICTDADVDGFQIRTLILTMIYRLAPTLIEKGKVYIAESPLFEITAGKDTFFAYDEREKTEIINKLTGKYTIQRSKGLGENEPEMMWQTTMNPETRRLIKVMPDDAKKTQEIFELLLGDNIQGRKDYIRDYGMDYMEYLDIS
- a CDS encoding topoisomerase IV — protein: MNFTEKSIVSTLKTNYMPYAMSVIISRAIPEIDGFKPSHRKLLYTMYKMGLLKGAKTKSANIVGQTMKLNPHGDMAIYETMVRLTRGNETLLHPLVESKGNFGKVYSRDMAFAASRYTEAKLESICAEVFKNIDKDTVDFVDNYDGTMKEPSLLPVTFPSILVNANQGIAVGMASNISSFNLREVCEGTIAYLDNPDIDICNYIKAPDFSTGGFIIYEKDQMEEILRTGRGSFKIRSKYQFDKKNNLIEVTEIPYTTSIELIMDKIIELVKAGKLKEINDVRDETDLNGLKIAIEIKRGTDPDNLMLKLFKMTPLEDSFPCNFNVLINEMPQVLGVKEIISAWCDFRINCIKRQTRYEIGVKSQKLHLLNGIKKILLDIDKAVDIVRNTEDDDEVIENLMKGFNIDKVQAEYVAEIKLRNLNKNYILNRLTEIEELKEDLEKLNELLSDVKLIKDYIKDELKEIAKKYGMERKSQILEAGNIEKYSSEEVIEDYNLKIYLTKEGYLKKVPLVSLRAGGEHKLKENDKIVKEFDETNVGELIVFTTKANAYKLKISTITDCKLSQMGEFLKSILECESDEEVIDVFPTYKYKGTFLFAYENGKAAKIPLESYETKANRKKLINSFSLKEKLCKIIYLPEDTDMVMYSNVGKILVFNSASINAKTTRNSAGVNVMTLRKGARLKRISELSKTRLKDPDYYRTKNIPAVGCFQKSEETQISLFGTDGN
- the pheT gene encoding phenylalanine--tRNA ligase subunit beta, whose amino-acid sequence is MLLSMNWISDFVDLSGLDKLKLINQFSLSTAEVENEIFFKGSDISGIVVAEIKEVSDHPDSKKLHLLKVDAGDGKLTDVVCGAPNVRVGMKTAFAKVGAKIGEIEIAPRALAGYTSFGMCCSEKELGISDDNSGIMDLPLSFENGKDLKEIFDIEDIIFEVDNKSLTNRPDLWGHYGIAREFAALSGRQLKPLDTVDLSKYDNLPKIDMKIEDNLCQRYSSIQVENIKEKVAPYNMRIRLFYCGMRAINLLADLTNYMMLEMGQPMHAFDSRKVEKIRIKRFDKPFKFTTLDGVERNIDENTLMICNDNTPVAIAGIMGGLDSEIVSDTTRLTLESATFDAASVRKSTVRLNHRTDASMRYEKSLDPEMTVPAIARFIKLLTDIDPEVKVVSSLTDEYAKKYDIINLTFSKKFVDKYTGIEISNDTILKTLTSLGFMAECENDEFKVTVPSYRATKDVTMKADIIEEITRIYGYDNFDVNTAKAPLYPVRADILKSDEDNIKDILVKRYSLHELHSYVWTYNDEYKALGIDVCDNIKLQNATNPNIETIRNAIIPTQLCQVKYNTGYAQDFGVFEIGRVVDGVDKDNMCIEKKNLAITLFSKTKGIEEIYLKLRDIIATIVDDIKHKEVSFKKEEVTESYQHIKNLNGIYADGIRLGNMGIVHPTVSKKIDKKASIVFLEIDMEILASLKNESITYKEPSKFPEMEIDLSFVSDKFEPIGNAIKTENCDLIKKVTVTDTYLDESGKSITVRMLFSHPERTLTREEVMEVAESIIERLAKENILLKS
- a CDS encoding IreB family regulatory phosphoprotein, coding for MSETRLIEKFKEEKDPKYIIDTVFNALKEKGYNPISQFTGYLLSGDPTYITSHNNSRVLVSSLERDEILEVLIKHYLGEE